A genome region from Nycticebus coucang isolate mNycCou1 chromosome 4, mNycCou1.pri, whole genome shotgun sequence includes the following:
- the LOC128583771 gene encoding putative N-acetyltransferase 8B — MAPYFIRIYQESDRKTVVDLLSQGITEHIPATFRHVLKLPRTLVLFVGGPLLLLQVSGSWLLALMFSFALLPVLWFFAGLPYRQFVHMSLQTDMADITKSYLREPGSCFWVAESAKKVVGTVGALPVDDPTLQERRLQLFHLVVASEHRKQGIAKALIRTVLQFARDQGYSAVVLDTSKFQQSAMALYQCMGFKKVGQSFPRMSARLVDFHEIHFICHLPSA; from the coding sequence ATGGCTCCTTATTTCATCCGCATATACCAGGAGAGTGACCGCAAGACGGTGGTGGACTTGCTTTCCCAGGGGATCACTGAGCACATCCCTGCCACTTTCCGCCACGTGCTGAAGCTGCCCCGGACTCTCGTGCTCTTCGTTGGGGGACCTCTCCTCCTACTCCAGGTCTCTGGCTCCTGGCTCCTGGCTCTCATGTTTAGCTTTGCCCTCCTCCCTGTCCTGTGGTTTTTTGCCGGCCTTCCCTACAGGCAGTTTGTGCACATGAGTTTGCAAACAGACATGGCTGACATCACCAAATCCTACCTGAGGGAGCCTGGCTCCTGCTTCTGGGTGGCTGAGTCTGCAAAGAAGGTGGTGGGCACAGTGGGAGCTTTGCCCGTTGATGATCCCACCTTGCAAGAGAGGCGGTTGCAGCTGTTTCACCTGGTTGTGGCCTCTGAGCACCGTAAACAGGGCATAGCAAAAGCCCTGATCAGGACTGTCCTCCAGTTTGCCCGGGACCAGGGCTACAGTGCAGTTGTCCTGGACACCAGCAAGTTCCAGCAGtctgccatggccctctaccagtGCATGGGCTTCAAGAAGGTGGGCCAGTCTTTCCCCAGAATGAGTGCCAGGCTGGTGGATTTTCATGAAATTCATTTCATCTGCCACCTGCCTTCTGCTTAG